From a region of the Salinispira pacifica genome:
- a CDS encoding TolC family protein, translating into MRTLYRPYCIFLISSLVSFSVFPQTLEEVIQTSLETNLRVENQVLARDSARLDLESAAAAMRPSINIRGSMSYLSNPPEGVSIEEGSLGSTTVPGSQFPAPVPDSEIELVPGAENSFFRLTAGISQPIYTWNKLKNARKAAELQLHSSSLQEQETRREIIRDVRQSWSAVKMLSASSGIVSEMQELASGMLEDNRARYDQGLVNWQAVLDARSNVSSIITRRTEIDQALASARLGLEISSGIPSSRLSPVFTPSRLERAAEPGDDSETAGEYHNRILSNQISEERRRQLLIQLRENNSELQNIAVQRQLAEVQKDIQAAGRPFRPDIGLQADIELSGQRIPFSPNWRETWDLGITLSIGVDMLTLDWGQADNSYAQAGYQLQQAQNGESLTLDALEARLSNIIQQINLAVARYLEARSKLALQEEQFKNAVVSFENELITREELQGSRLLLLGARLEALSYNFEYETSMAELDFLTGKDVE; encoded by the coding sequence ATGCGAACGCTTTACAGACCTTACTGCATATTCTTAATCAGCTCTCTCGTCTCTTTCTCCGTATTTCCCCAAACCCTGGAGGAGGTGATTCAGACAAGTCTGGAAACCAATCTCAGGGTGGAGAACCAGGTTCTTGCACGGGATTCAGCGCGGCTTGATCTGGAAAGCGCCGCAGCGGCAATGCGCCCCAGCATCAATATCCGGGGAAGCATGAGTTATCTGAGTAACCCGCCGGAAGGAGTGAGCATTGAAGAAGGTAGCCTTGGGTCAACCACGGTGCCCGGGAGCCAGTTTCCCGCACCGGTTCCAGACAGCGAAATAGAATTGGTTCCCGGGGCCGAAAACAGCTTCTTCCGTCTCACTGCGGGTATCAGCCAGCCGATTTATACATGGAATAAGCTGAAGAATGCCCGGAAAGCTGCGGAACTCCAGCTGCACAGCAGCTCACTTCAGGAACAGGAAACCCGACGGGAAATAATCCGGGATGTCCGCCAAAGCTGGTCGGCGGTGAAAATGCTCAGTGCAAGCAGCGGCATAGTGTCGGAGATGCAGGAGCTGGCCTCGGGTATGCTTGAGGACAACCGGGCTCGCTACGATCAGGGATTGGTTAACTGGCAGGCGGTACTGGATGCCAGAAGCAATGTATCATCCATCATCACCCGTCGGACCGAGATTGATCAGGCCCTTGCCTCAGCCCGCCTGGGCCTGGAAATCAGCAGCGGTATTCCCTCTTCCCGGCTTTCTCCCGTTTTCACACCCTCCCGACTGGAGAGAGCCGCAGAACCCGGAGACGACTCCGAAACCGCCGGAGAATATCATAACCGGATTCTTTCCAATCAGATTTCTGAAGAGCGGCGGAGACAGCTTCTCATTCAGCTCAGAGAAAACAACAGCGAACTGCAGAATATTGCAGTACAGCGGCAGCTGGCTGAAGTTCAAAAAGATATCCAGGCCGCCGGCAGACCCTTCCGTCCGGATATCGGACTGCAGGCGGATATTGAACTCAGCGGTCAGCGAATTCCGTTCAGTCCCAACTGGAGGGAAACCTGGGATCTGGGTATTACCCTCTCGATTGGTGTTGATATGCTTACACTGGACTGGGGGCAGGCCGACAATTCCTATGCCCAGGCCGGATATCAGCTGCAGCAGGCCCAAAACGGTGAAAGCCTGACTCTGGATGCATTGGAGGCCAGACTTTCCAATATTATCCAGCAGATAAACCTTGCAGTAGCCCGTTACCTTGAGGCCCGAAGCAAGCTGGCCCTGCAGGAGGAGCAGTTTAAAAATGCGGTGGTTAGCTTCGAAAATGAGCTGATAACCCGTGAAGAGCTGCAGGGCAGCCGGCTGCTGCTTCTGGGAGCCCGGTTGGAAGCATTAAGTTATAACTTTGAGTATGAGACGTCCATGGCGGAACTTGATTTTCTTACGGGCAAGGACGTAGAATGA